ATAGAACTTAaaagcatgatgatgttgcaacatattctaatacttggtcatagaatttagaagcatgatgatgttgcaacgtATCCTAATACTTGGTCATATAGTTaagaagcatgatgatgttgcaacttACTCTAATATTTGATCAtagagtttagaagcatgatgataTTGCAACATATTCTAATACTTGGTCATAGAGTTTAGAACCTTGATGATTGATGATGTTGCAAAACATACTAATACTTAGGTCATAGAGTTAGGAAatatgatgatgttgcaacacgtcttcctacttCTTACACAGCAAGATTGTTaagattttggacatttctttctcattcacttgttatgtagtatttaaataccggttaaagggaagattgcgacgccgttgtcatggagacatcacccctcctcctcctgactgatgtttacacatttacgccatTCACTGCCGTTCATTCACCGAATTCAAGAAACAAtcagaaagcaggtgtttaacagtgccttacaatgatcactgcacacagtagTGAATCAATTCGCATGTCAGAGTTCTCACATTCATGAggcgtcctgcttagtgcatgacgtcactggggtcctgcttagtgcatgacgtcactggggtccagcTTAGTgcttgacgtcactggggtcttgctagtgcatgacgtcactagggtcttccttagtgcatgacgtcactgggggttctgcttagtgcatgacgtcacttgggtcctgcttagtgcatgacgtcactggggcccTGCTTTGTGCATGGCATGACTTGGGTTCTGCTTTGTGCATGACGAAACTGGGGCCctccttagtgcatgacgtcacttgggtcctgcgttgtgcatgacgtcactgggatcctgcttagtgcatgacgtcactgggatcctgctttgtgcatgacgtcactggggtcttgcttaatgtatgacgtcactggggtcctgcttagtgcatgacgtcactgaggtcctgcttagtgcatgacgtctctTGGGTCCGGCTTAGTGCATGGcgtcactagggtcctgcttagtgcttgacggcactggggtcctgcttagtgcatgacgtcactggagtcttccttagtacatgacgtcactgggatttctgcttagtgcattacgtcacttgggtcctgctttgtgcatgacgtcactgggatcctgcttagtgcatgacgtcactggggtcttgcttaatgtatgacgtcactggggtcctgcttagtgcatgacgtcactgaggtcctgcttagtgcatgacgtctctgGGGTCCGGCTTAGTGCATGGcgtcactagggtcctgcttagtgcttgacggcactggggtcctgcttagtgcatgacgtcactggagtcttccttagtacatgacgtcactgggatttctgcttagtgcattacgtcacttgggtcctgctttgtgcatgacgtcactgggggtcctgtttagtgcatgacgtaacttgggtcctgtttagtgcatggcGTCACTGAGGTCTTAATTAGTGCTAgacgtcactggagtcctgcttagtgcataatgTCACTGGAGTCTTCCCTAGTGCATGACGTTACTGGGGAGTCCTGTTTAGCGCATGATGTCACTTGggtcctgctttgtgcatgacgtcactgaggccctgcttagtgcatgacgtcacttgggtcctgctttgtgcatgatgtcactggggccctgcttagtgcatgacgtcacttgggtcctgcgaagtgcatgacgtcactggggtcctgcttagtgcatgatgtcactagggtcctgcttagtgcatgacgtcactgggatcctgcttagtgtatgacgtcactggggtcctgcttagtgcatgacgtcactgaggtcctgcttagtgcatgacgtcactagtctcctctcactgtcagtacttggtcacgtgaccctaaatgtgtcactgagtactgtgaagttgttctacTTTGCACCATCGTGTTTAATggaaataattcattataatacagagcctgacaccaacctcattacataatacactgtaaCATTACAGTAATTTTCCCTGGGTACCTGGGTAATTTTCCCTGTCAAGCCGTCCTCCTTATAGAACGtcgccacctgttggctctaggcttagtgctctgttgtcacctgctggctctaggcttactgctctgtggccacctgttggctctaggcttactgctctgtgaccacctgctggctctagtcttactgctctgtggccacatgctggctctaggcttactgctctgtgaccacccgttggctctaggcttactgctctgtggccacctgctggctctaggcttactgttctgtgaccacctgctggctctaggcttactgctctatgACCACccgttggctctaggcttactgctctgtgaccACCTATTGGCTCtatgcttactgctctgtggccacttgTTGACTCTAGGCTTATTGCTCTGTGGCTACCTGATCAAAATACCAACAACATAAAACACCTGTTGAAAGTTGAGTTTCTGTGTCAACAAccggcctcagaacacggtacacagtagcgaaGTGTCCCCTACTCTCTaacaactgtgacgaccactgtaGTACACAGTATCTAAGTGATCCCTGCCGACTGCAAAGTTTAATGTGTATAATGTACACTAAAAACATATGGTGTAATTGAAGATTTAACACAAATTCACCACTTTCCGTCATtattgaatgaatgaatgaatgtataatacaggagaagatgcccatgggggcgagccttgaagtggggacagctgaagagaagtctgtgagaggaaatgctgaagttgaagaaaaagtgccagggctaaacccagctgcgtggcaaTATGTCGATGCTGAAACAACCCAACAACTGGCTAGGCTTGGAGGCGGGTCTGGAATGCGGCAGTGGCAGTGCTTCCACATTCAAGGTGGAAACAATCTGTCTTCAGGTGGtgtcttcttcttcaatttggtgtttcttctttcttctattttttcttgcttcgagtaatcatttgatgtttgtactcggcgtagtctggtgggaaaaggtcctttgacaatgtggtttcgtcgCCTTCAAATAAGATTACTTCGTTCCTTAGTATGTACTTTGAGTCTGGATCATTCAGCAGGCATTCCGCATACCTTGTGTTGAGTATTTTGCTGGAGAGGCGTCTGTATTCGGGAGATCCATATGTATTTTTTTTCACGTTGATCATATAGTGCGGAGACTCTTggagactcttggagactccTCTGTTGCAGGAGATGGTGATTGTGCTTCAACGTCAACCGAGGCAGTAGAGTCATCATCGGAAGACAAGTGTTGGTTtgcagaagcatcaggtgtaggTACCTGTGAAGCTGGTGTAGTCTCAGGTGCGGCTGGTGTAGTTTCTAGTGAAGCTGGTGTAGTCTCAGGTACCACTGGAGAAGTAGATGGTTCGTCTGGAGTAGCAGTGTGCAAGGATATTGCAGAGTCTGTAGCAGGTTGCACAGGGTGGGCGTCAGCAGACAGGATATCTGCCAATGCAGTTGAAGAGATGGTGATGTTAGAAGCTTCTGGCTGGGAAGAGCAGGTGGGAAACATGTCCTCTGGTATAACGAAGGTCGGTAGCTGGTTCACTTTGTACAATTCATTCAGAATTCTGTACCGTTGTTTAAGATCTCCGCCTGAGAGCTCCGTTGCGAAGTGAATCAAAGCTGCAACAGTGCTATCAGGGGTGGCTGAAGGCGTCGTGAGTAaggatggctggctggcttggTGCAGAGGAGTCGTCTGAGGCTGTGAGTGGCTGGCACTGGAGTTGCTGGTCCAGTAGTTTGATTGCGCGCCGCTCGCGGCGCCACTTGTCGGGAGTGCTGGGAAGGTCTCTTCTTGTATACTGAATGATTTCAATCTTGGGGTAGAATTGCGAGGACTGTCGTCGACCATTTTCTTGATTTCTTCCTGTCTGAAGGGGCAGTCTTGAGAGATGGCTGTGTGGTCACCGTTGCAGAGTAGACAACGTTTGGTGGTGGCATTGCAGGTCCTGTGATGGTGTTCCCCAGCACAAATGCTGAAATTTCTGCAGCGGGTTTGGGCACTTCTGAAGGTAGTGGATGTATTGATAACACCTAAAATACTGACGTAGGCGGAAATAGCGCTGTCTGGAGATCTGGTGGGGCGTGCAGGCCACTTCGCAGCATCTGAGGCCGTTGTCTGCTGCGAGAGTAGCTTCTGCCGGAGTCTTGAGGGTGGGCTTCCCGTCCTCACCCTTCTGGATGAGGTGGGCCGAGATGGCTGAGAGGGATCGGTTCAGAGTGTTTATGCTCTTCACGATCTCAGTGATGGGCTGTTCGGCGATGATGTCACTCACTCTGTGAATGAATATTGTCTTTACTGCCTGGAACTGGTGGGGAGGCAGGAGTGTTAAGCCCTTTTCCTCGAGTGCAATGGTCGTTGTCGTGGTGAATAGGGCTTCTAGTGCTACTGCACTACTGAAGAGGATTTGGGGTCCATTTACGTCCATGACGACGTCGATTGGTGCTAGCCCTGAGGTCGAGGTCAGTAGGTCCATGATCTCGGCCTTGTTGAATGTGGTGTCGGTTTCTCGGAACCGCACCTTCACTCTAAACAGCATGGTGCCTATTCAGACACCACGCTAAAGATAAGGAGGGAAGCGCTCACGTTGCTGCTCAATATTTATCCACTCGGCAGTGCTAGGTGCAAGCTTTCTCTCCGCTGGTCTGTATGCGCGTCGTTATTAATCTAAAGGTTTAATTTATATCTTTAATAAATTTTTTTCAATTGCAAGACTTTAGTTTTGTGCTAAAATTTAATAAATTTGAAAAAGAAAGGTTCTAACAATTTTTGTTCATTTTATATTGGAAATCaaattgtaatttacacatatttCTAAAATAAGAACTAATTGTATTCAAGaagtaataaatattaatatCCTGCGCTAACTCCTACA
This portion of the Procambarus clarkii isolate CNS0578487 chromosome 59, FALCON_Pclarkii_2.0, whole genome shotgun sequence genome encodes:
- the LOC138353707 gene encoding uncharacterized protein; this translates as MVDDSPRNSTPRLKSFSIQEETFPALPTSGAASGAQSNYWTSNSSASHSQPQTTPLHQASQPSLLTTPSATPDSTVAALIHFATELSGGDLKQRYRILNELYKVNQLPTFVIPEDMFPTCSSQPEASNITISSTALADILSADAHPVQPATDSAISLHTATPDEPSTSPVVPETTPASLETTPAAPETTPASQVPTPDASANQHLSSDDDSTASVDVEAQSPSPATEESPRVSKSLRTI